ATCTTTACCGCATTGTATGCGGAGAACACCTCCGCGCGGTCCAGGCTGTACCCCGGCGTGCGCGAAGGGCTGGATTACCTGAAGGCGGCCGGTTTCCGCCTGGGGTGCGTCACCAACAAGGCCGAGTGCTTTACCCATCCGCTGCTCAAGGACCTCGGCATCTTCGATACCTTCGAACTGGTCGTCAGCGGCGATACGCTGGAAAAGAAAAAGCCCGATCCCATGCCGCTGCTGTACGCAGCTGAAAAGCTGGGTGTGACCCCTGCCGAGTCGATGATGATCGGAGACTCCATCAGCGATGTGAAGGCCGCCCGGGCGGCGGGCTTCCAGATCGTCTGCATGAGCTATGGCTACAATCATGGCGAAGACATCCGCAAGTACGATCCGGATGCCGTGATCGATTCCAT
The genomic region above belongs to Gammaproteobacteria bacterium and contains:
- a CDS encoding phosphoglycolate phosphatase, with product MTLNKPRMVLIDVDGTLVDSVPDLAFCVDEMMKALDMPVRGDAKVRLWVGNGIERLVERALVDDLDAEPDAELKARAMPIFTALYAENTSARSRLYPGVREGLDYLKAAGFRLGCVTNKAECFTHPLLKDLGIFDTFELVVSGDTLEKKKPDPMPLLYAAEKLGVTPAESMMIGDSISDVKAARAAGFQIVCMSYGYNHGEDIRKYDPDAVIDSMAELPGLLEKAA